A window of Microcystis aeruginosa FD4 contains these coding sequences:
- a CDS encoding 2-isopropylmalate synthase: MNTSPDRVIIFDTTLRDGEQSPGAALNVDEKLTIARALARLGVDVIEAGFPHASPGDFEAVQKIAASVGSEADSPIICGLARTTQKDIKSAADALRPAAKPRIHTFLATSDIHLQYKLKKTRQEVLDIVPEMVAYAKSFLNDVEFSPEDAGRSDPEFLYQVLERAIAAGATTVNIPDTVGYTTPSEFGALIRGIKENVPNIDQAIISVHGHDDLGLAVANFLEAVKNGARQLECTMNGIGERAGNASLEELVMALHVRRSYFNPFLGRPPESTEPLTKINTREIYRTSRLVSNLTGMIVQPNKAIVGANAFAHESGIHQDGVLKHKLTYEIMDAESIGLTNNQIVLGKLSGRNAFRSRLQELGFELSETELNNAFIQFKEMADRKKEITDRDLEAIVNDEIDTVPDHFRLELVQVSCGNNARPTATVTIRTPDGSELSDAAIGTGPVDALCKAINRVVQIPNELISFSVREVTEGIDALGEVTIRLRYEGRTYSAHAADTDIIVASARAYVSALNRLHVALQQQEKTPEMLQV; encoded by the coding sequence ATGAATACCAGTCCAGACCGTGTGATTATCTTCGATACCACCCTTCGAGATGGGGAACAGTCCCCGGGTGCCGCTTTAAATGTGGATGAGAAGCTAACCATAGCGCGCGCACTGGCACGACTGGGAGTTGATGTCATTGAAGCAGGTTTTCCCCACGCTAGTCCGGGGGACTTTGAAGCTGTGCAGAAAATTGCCGCCAGCGTCGGCAGCGAAGCTGATAGCCCGATTATTTGCGGATTAGCCCGCACTACCCAAAAAGATATCAAATCTGCCGCCGATGCACTCAGACCCGCCGCCAAGCCCAGAATTCACACCTTCCTAGCTACATCTGATATCCACCTCCAATACAAACTTAAGAAGACTCGTCAGGAAGTTCTTGACATTGTGCCAGAAATGGTGGCCTATGCCAAATCCTTCCTTAATGATGTGGAATTTTCCCCCGAAGATGCTGGCCGCAGCGATCCGGAATTCCTCTATCAAGTCCTCGAAAGAGCGATCGCCGCAGGAGCCACCACTGTTAATATTCCCGATACTGTCGGTTACACCACCCCCAGCGAATTTGGGGCTTTAATCCGTGGTATTAAGGAAAATGTCCCCAATATCGACCAAGCGATTATCTCCGTCCATGGTCACGACGATTTAGGGTTAGCGGTGGCTAATTTCCTCGAAGCAGTTAAAAATGGCGCTCGACAGTTGGAATGTACCATGAACGGTATCGGTGAGCGCGCCGGTAATGCTTCCCTAGAAGAATTGGTGATGGCCCTTCATGTCCGGCGCTCCTATTTTAATCCTTTCCTCGGTCGTCCCCCAGAGTCCACCGAACCTTTAACCAAGATCAACACCAGGGAAATCTATCGCACTTCTCGCCTAGTTTCTAATCTTACCGGCATGATCGTGCAACCGAATAAGGCGATCGTCGGTGCTAACGCTTTCGCACACGAGTCGGGAATCCATCAGGACGGGGTGTTAAAACATAAACTCACCTATGAGATTATGGATGCGGAATCGATCGGTTTGACTAATAATCAGATCGTTCTCGGTAAACTCTCCGGCCGCAACGCTTTTCGCTCTCGTTTACAGGAATTGGGTTTTGAGCTTTCGGAAACGGAACTTAATAACGCTTTTATCCAGTTTAAAGAAATGGCCGATCGCAAAAAGGAAATCACCGATCGCGATCTGGAAGCGATTGTTAACGATGAAATTGATACGGTTCCCGATCACTTCCGCCTTGAGCTAGTACAAGTGTCCTGTGGCAATAACGCCAGACCCACGGCCACGGTAACGATTCGCACTCCCGACGGTAGCGAGTTATCCGATGCGGCCATTGGTACAGGTCCAGTGGATGCTCTCTGCAAAGCGATCAATCGAGTGGTGCAGATTCCGAACGAATTAATCTCTTTCTCGGTGCGGGAAGTTACCGAGGGAATCGATGCTTTAGGAGAAGTGACTATCCGTCTCCGTTACGAAGGACGCACCTATTCTGCTCACGCGGCCGATACCGATATTATTGTCGCCTCCGCTCGCGCCTACGTCAGTGCCTTAAACCGTCTCCACGTGGCACTGCAGCAGCAGGAAAAAACCCCAGAAATGCTACAAGTCTAG
- the rpoD gene encoding RNA polymerase sigma factor RpoD: protein MMQAHDVLTLTEPLLDLDLIDLDEDFDDEDIELELEETSDSNDGKKTRRLASARRRDAARKKPYTEDSIRIYLQEIGRIRLLRAEEEIELARKIADLLKLERIREDFCLYSDAEWGKQVFLFERIEKIIVEKLEKEPKLSDIKAYLGKTELTAPLLEEWLAKSKEYLSAFKRRLYHGRRAKEKMVQSNLRLVVSIAKKYMNRGLSFQDLIQEGSLGLIRAAEKFDHEKGYKFSTYATWWIRQAITRAIADQSRTIRLPVHLYETISRIKKTTKILSQEMRRKPTEEEIATKMEMTIEKLRFIAKSAQLPISLETPIGKEEDSRLGDFIEADGETPEDEVSKNLLREDLENVLDTLSPRERDVLRLRYGLDDGRMKTLEEIGQIFNVTRERIRQIEAKALRKLRHPNRNSILKEYIR, encoded by the coding sequence ATGATGCAGGCCCACGATGTACTAACCCTTACCGAGCCGCTATTGGATTTAGATTTGATTGACCTAGACGAAGACTTCGATGATGAGGATATCGAGTTAGAGCTAGAAGAAACCAGCGATAGCAACGATGGCAAAAAAACCCGCCGCCTTGCCAGCGCTCGTCGTCGCGACGCAGCCAGAAAAAAACCCTATACAGAAGATTCGATTCGGATTTATCTGCAAGAGATCGGCAGGATTCGGTTATTGAGAGCGGAGGAGGAGATCGAATTAGCGAGAAAAATCGCCGATCTACTGAAATTAGAACGTATTCGCGAAGATTTTTGCCTCTATAGCGATGCTGAATGGGGAAAACAGGTTTTCTTGTTCGAGCGCATCGAGAAAATTATCGTTGAAAAATTGGAAAAAGAACCGAAACTATCGGATATTAAGGCTTATTTAGGTAAGACGGAGCTAACGGCTCCCCTGCTGGAAGAATGGCTGGCGAAATCAAAGGAATACTTATCGGCCTTTAAGCGTCGTTTGTACCATGGTCGTCGCGCTAAGGAAAAAATGGTACAATCGAACCTGCGTTTAGTGGTTTCGATCGCCAAGAAATACATGAATCGCGGTCTTTCCTTCCAAGATTTAATTCAAGAAGGTTCCCTCGGTTTGATTCGCGCCGCCGAAAAATTCGACCACGAAAAGGGTTATAAATTCTCCACCTATGCCACTTGGTGGATTCGTCAAGCCATCACCCGCGCGATCGCCGATCAATCCCGCACCATTCGTCTTCCCGTCCACCTCTACGAAACCATCTCCCGGATCAAAAAAACCACCAAGATTCTTTCTCAGGAAATGCGTCGCAAACCCACCGAGGAAGAAATCGCCACCAAGATGGAGATGACCATTGAAAAACTGCGTTTTATTGCCAAATCTGCCCAATTACCGATTTCTCTAGAAACTCCCATCGGTAAAGAAGAAGATTCCCGTTTAGGAGACTTTATCGAAGCGGATGGGGAAACCCCAGAAGATGAAGTTTCTAAAAATCTATTACGCGAGGATTTAGAAAATGTCCTCGATACCCTGAGTCCTCGCGAACGCGATGTGCTGCGGCTGCGCTACGGTTTAGATGACGGCCGGATGAAAACACTCGAAGAAATCGGCCAGATTTTCAACGTCACGCGCGAGCGCATTCGTCAAATAGAAGCCAAGGCCCTGCGGAAACTGCGTCACCCTAACCGTAATAGTATCCTCAAAGAGTACATTCGTTAA
- a CDS encoding DUF4351 domain-containing protein, giving the protein MRESVIYQDIRESGKAQGRREEAVSLILRLLNRRLGEISSTLSQQIRELSLEQLETLGEALLDFTSLTDLTTWLSEIQT; this is encoded by the coding sequence ATGCGCGAATCAGTCATTTATCAGGATATCCGGGAAAGTGGAAAAGCACAAGGAAGACGAGAAGAAGCGGTTTCTTTGATTCTACGGCTACTTAACCGTCGTTTAGGTGAAATATCCTCGACTTTAAGCCAACAAATCCGAGAACTATCTCTAGAACAATTAGAAACTTTAGGAGAAGCGCTGCTCGATTTTACCAGTTTGACAGATCTGACCACTTGGTTATCGGAGATACAAACTTAA
- a CDS encoding BCD family MFS transporter, whose translation MATSDISNSTHSSPKPLPKLGLFTMFRLGLFQMGLGIMSLLTLGVLNRIMIDELKVLPFLAAAAIAMHQFVSPARIWFGQRSDGKTIFGHHRSGYVWIGAAVFTALAFIALQVVWQLGLSIQASGWNTISYAWIALLALIFALYGLALSASSTPFAALLVDVSDEDNRSQLVAIVWSMLMVGIVVGAIVSSRLLDTPNICGTNILTYDPTQSAPIANIPQLQANINPVFAIMPAIVFVLCILATFGVEKKYSRFSSRSTLVQREDQITFKDALQVLTASRQTGLFFTFLLMMTLSLFMQDAIMEPFGGEVFGMCIAQTTQLNAFWGTGTLFGIAATGFMLIPRVGKQKTTKYGCIFATICFILLIFAGFSANQSLLKSSLLFFGLASGMITAGATSLMLDLTAAETAGTFIGAWGLSQAIARGLATVLGGTILNIGKVVFSSPVLAYGLVFLLQALGMILAVWLLSRVDVKEFKENARAAIATVMKGEID comes from the coding sequence ATGGCTACTAGCGATATCTCCAATTCTACTCACTCATCCCCGAAACCCCTGCCAAAACTGGGACTTTTCACCATGTTTCGACTAGGACTCTTTCAGATGGGACTAGGTATTATGTCCCTGCTGACTTTGGGGGTTCTCAATCGAATTATGATCGATGAGTTAAAAGTTTTACCCTTTCTTGCCGCAGCTGCGATCGCTATGCACCAGTTTGTTAGTCCAGCACGCATCTGGTTTGGGCAAAGATCCGACGGTAAAACTATTTTCGGTCATCATCGCAGCGGTTATGTCTGGATTGGGGCGGCAGTTTTTACCGCTTTAGCTTTTATTGCTTTGCAGGTAGTCTGGCAATTGGGACTTAGTATTCAAGCTTCGGGATGGAATACCATTTCCTACGCCTGGATTGCCCTCTTAGCCTTAATTTTCGCCCTCTACGGACTAGCTTTAAGCGCCAGTTCTACCCCTTTTGCCGCTCTCTTGGTGGATGTGTCCGATGAAGATAATCGATCGCAATTAGTTGCTATAGTTTGGTCAATGTTGATGGTGGGAATCGTTGTCGGGGCGATCGTTAGTTCTCGTTTGCTGGATACTCCCAATATCTGCGGTACAAATATTTTGACCTATGATCCGACTCAATCAGCCCCTATAGCCAATATTCCGCAGCTACAGGCGAATATTAACCCCGTGTTCGCGATTATGCCCGCTATCGTTTTTGTTCTCTGCATTTTAGCGACTTTTGGCGTAGAAAAAAAATATTCTCGTTTTAGTAGTCGGTCCACTCTTGTGCAAAGAGAGGATCAAATTACCTTCAAGGATGCGTTACAGGTTCTCACCGCTAGTCGGCAAACCGGTTTATTTTTCACCTTTCTGCTGATGATGACTTTGAGTTTATTTATGCAGGATGCAATTATGGAACCGTTTGGGGGCGAGGTTTTTGGGATGTGTATCGCCCAAACCACCCAATTAAACGCTTTTTGGGGAACCGGAACCCTTTTTGGTATCGCTGCCACGGGATTTATGCTCATTCCCCGCGTCGGTAAACAAAAAACCACTAAATATGGCTGTATTTTTGCAACAATTTGTTTTATTCTCTTGATTTTTGCTGGATTTTCTGCTAATCAAAGTTTATTAAAATCAAGCTTGCTCTTTTTCGGTTTAGCTTCGGGAATGATTACTGCTGGGGCTACCAGTTTAATGTTAGATTTAACCGCTGCCGAAACCGCAGGAACTTTTATCGGCGCTTGGGGATTATCACAAGCGATCGCAAGGGGATTGGCCACGGTTTTAGGCGGTACGATTTTAAATATCGGTAAAGTTGTCTTTTCTAGTCCGGTTTTAGCCTATGGCTTAGTTTTCCTCCTGCAAGCATTGGGAATGATCCTAGCAGTTTGGTTATTAAGTCGCGTCGATGTCAAGGAATTTAAGGAAAATGCCCGAGCAGCGATCGCAACGGTGATGAAAGGAGAGATCGACTAG
- a CDS encoding pentapeptide repeat-containing protein has product MKRTLMIALGSLASLLLINPVGAENPRQVQQLLNTRECPGCDLRGADLRGAHLIGADLRKANLQGANLEEANLEGADLTDANLEGANLTAAFLTNASLNQANLDGVNFTSAVIYDADVTGASMERINLTNAQIYGTGIAVGGENP; this is encoded by the coding sequence ATGAAAAGGACTTTAATGATTGCCCTAGGTTCCCTAGCTTCCTTACTGCTGATTAACCCCGTCGGTGCGGAAAATCCCCGACAGGTGCAACAATTATTGAATACGCGGGAATGTCCGGGGTGTGATCTCCGGGGTGCAGATTTAAGAGGGGCGCATCTAATCGGTGCAGATTTGAGAAAAGCGAATTTACAGGGAGCTAATCTGGAGGAAGCTAACTTAGAGGGCGCAGATTTGACCGATGCTAACCTAGAAGGCGCAAATTTAACCGCAGCTTTTCTGACTAATGCCAGTTTGAATCAAGCTAATCTCGATGGAGTCAATTTCACCAGTGCCGTGATTTATGATGCTGATGTGACGGGTGCATCAATGGAGAGAATTAACTTGACAAATGCTCAGATTTATGGTACAGGCATCGCTGTGGGTGGTGAAAATCCTTAG
- a CDS encoding hybrid sensor histidine kinase/response regulator gives MTQLTPRPSVLIVDDLPNNVRLLSIMLTEKGYQVRKAINGQMALNTVRSLIPDLILLDINMPDLNGYQVCEQLKADEKTREIPVIFISALDDVLDKVKAFQVGGVDYISKPFQGEEVMARIENQLTICRQKKQLQNEIKERQKTEETLEIYLHAVSHDLRNPVIGMSMILNNLIKNSQGETKEVSRKILQQMANSCDRQLTLIDSLVETRQNDLWGVSLELKPLSLYEIGQQISQEWELRLKENQATLINNFSPDLPLVNADAHHLWRVFENLLANALKHNPQGIIITLSARLEGNYLLCSIADNGVGISETQRKQLFDRYQRGNNNNQISLGLGLYLCRQIIHAHGGEIGIMNNDEKGSQFWFTLPY, from the coding sequence ATGACTCAACTCACACCGCGCCCTAGTGTCTTAATTGTCGATGATTTGCCCAATAATGTGCGGCTATTGTCGATTATGCTCACCGAGAAGGGATATCAGGTACGCAAAGCGATTAATGGACAGATGGCCCTGAATACAGTGCGATCGCTAATTCCCGATCTGATTCTCCTTGATATTAATATGCCCGATCTCAATGGTTATCAAGTTTGTGAACAGTTAAAAGCTGATGAAAAAACCAGAGAAATTCCCGTGATTTTTATCAGCGCTCTTGATGATGTCTTAGATAAAGTCAAAGCTTTTCAAGTGGGAGGTGTCGATTATATTTCTAAACCTTTTCAAGGGGAAGAAGTGATGGCACGCATCGAAAATCAATTGACTATTTGCCGTCAAAAAAAACAACTACAAAACGAAATTAAAGAACGTCAAAAAACTGAGGAAACCTTAGAAATTTATCTTCATGCTGTCTCTCATGATCTCCGCAATCCGGTGATCGGGATGTCAATGATCTTAAATAATTTAATTAAAAATTCTCAGGGAGAAACTAAAGAAGTATCCCGGAAGATTTTACAACAGATGGCCAACAGTTGCGATCGACAATTAACTTTAATTGATTCTCTTGTCGAAACCCGACAAAATGATCTTTGGGGAGTTTCCCTAGAACTAAAGCCTTTATCTCTCTACGAAATTGGTCAACAGATCAGTCAGGAATGGGAGTTAAGATTAAAGGAAAATCAAGCAACTTTAATTAATAACTTTTCCCCCGATTTACCCTTAGTTAATGCCGATGCTCACCATCTCTGGCGAGTTTTTGAGAATTTATTAGCCAATGCCCTTAAACACAATCCCCAAGGTATAATTATCACTTTATCGGCTAGACTAGAGGGTAATTATCTCCTGTGTAGCATTGCTGATAATGGGGTGGGAATTAGCGAAACCCAGAGAAAACAATTATTTGATCGCTATCAACGAGGCAATAATAACAATCAGATTAGTCTAGGACTAGGTTTATATCTATGTCGTCAAATTATCCATGCTCACGGAGGTGAAATTGGCATTATGAATAATGACGAAAAAGGTTCACAATTTTGGTTTACTTTGCCCTACTAA
- a CDS encoding cation-translocating P-type ATPase: protein MAANADYSAHSRLNLQQPWHTYPVETTLSILGSSAVNGLNREQIAERIKHYGKNELQERPGRSNWQILLDQFTNIMLLLLIAVAIISGGLDLLELQRGHLAKIGVPFKDTIAILTIVILNGILGYLQESRAEKALAALKKLSSPQVNVIREGQRTEIDAVNLVSGDIMLIEAGTQISADGQIIEAFNLQIRESALTGEANSVNKSASIDPLDRDTPLGDRLNFVFTGTEVLQGRAKVIVTNTGMTTELGKIAQMLATVGNEPTPLQKRMTHLGNVLVAGSLILVALTITIGLINAGWSALEELVEVSLSMAVAVVPEGLPAVITLTLALGTQRMVKRQALIRKLPAVETLGSVNVICSDKTGTLTENKMIVREIETVNRNFSVTGEGYSPKGQFLDSEQRAIDPKTDLELHHLLIASVLCNDASLYLDNGHDSILGDPTEGALLVLGAKAGLNLSLTKQEFPRIAEIPFSSQRKRMSVICQGVNPVLFTKGSPELILEQCLSYQSGLESLPFGDREKEQVLVANNAMANRGLRVLGLAYKNLIYPPELTEISEDELIWLGMVGMIDAARPEVQIAVTRCREAGIRPIMITGDHQLTALAVAKSLGIAQAGALVISGQELDKLSPIQLEKLIDKTNIYARVSPEHKLTIVRALQKKGKFVAMTGDGVNDAPALKQADIGIAMGIAGTDVTKEASDMILLDDNFATIVAATEEGRVVYHNIRSFIKYILGSNIGEVITIAASPLLGLVTPLTPLQILWMNLVTDGLPALALAVEPASPNIMRRPPFSPQESIFARGLGTYIVRIGIIFSIINITQMLIAVRLDPLFGNTGSWKTMVFTTLCLAQMGHAISVRSSDHLTIEMNPLTNPYLWVAVTLTTIFQLMLIYVPALRDFFGTQFLTKEELLICLGFSTLLFVWVELEKLFTRWYHRR from the coding sequence ATGGCCGCTAATGCCGACTATTCTGCCCATTCTAGACTTAACTTGCAACAACCTTGGCATACCTATCCGGTGGAAACCACCCTATCTATCCTCGGTAGTTCCGCTGTTAATGGCCTCAATAGGGAGCAAATCGCCGAAAGAATTAAACATTATGGCAAAAATGAACTACAAGAACGTCCAGGGCGCAGTAATTGGCAAATTCTCCTGGATCAGTTTACCAATATTATGCTCCTGCTCTTAATTGCCGTGGCCATAATTTCCGGGGGACTAGATTTACTGGAATTGCAGCGCGGTCATCTGGCTAAAATTGGTGTTCCCTTCAAAGATACGATCGCTATCTTAACAATTGTCATCCTCAATGGTATCCTCGGCTATCTGCAAGAAAGTCGCGCCGAAAAAGCTCTGGCCGCTTTAAAAAAACTTTCCTCTCCCCAAGTTAATGTTATTCGCGAGGGCCAACGCACGGAAATAGATGCGGTTAATCTCGTCTCCGGGGACATCATGCTGATTGAAGCGGGAACCCAAATCAGTGCCGACGGCCAAATTATCGAAGCTTTTAACCTGCAAATTCGCGAATCGGCCTTGACAGGAGAGGCAAATAGTGTTAATAAATCCGCCTCCATTGACCCCTTAGACCGGGATACTCCCCTTGGCGATCGCTTAAATTTTGTCTTTACTGGAACAGAAGTACTGCAAGGCCGGGCCAAGGTCATCGTTACCAATACGGGAATGACGACGGAATTAGGCAAAATCGCTCAAATGTTAGCAACAGTCGGCAATGAACCCACTCCTCTCCAAAAAAGAATGACTCACTTGGGTAATGTCCTTGTCGCTGGTTCTCTCATTCTAGTTGCCCTGACTATTACCATCGGACTGATCAATGCCGGTTGGTCGGCCCTAGAGGAATTGGTCGAAGTTTCCCTTAGTATGGCAGTAGCCGTTGTTCCCGAAGGATTACCCGCAGTTATCACCCTAACGCTCGCCCTCGGTACTCAACGCATGGTCAAACGTCAGGCCTTGATTCGTAAACTGCCAGCAGTAGAAACCCTCGGTTCCGTTAATGTGATCTGTTCCGACAAAACCGGGACGCTAACGGAAAATAAAATGATTGTACGGGAGATAGAGACAGTTAATCGCAATTTTTCGGTGACAGGAGAAGGATATAGCCCAAAAGGACAATTTTTAGACTCCGAGCAACGGGCGATCGATCCCAAAACCGATCTAGAATTACATCATCTCTTAATTGCCAGTGTCCTCTGCAACGATGCCAGTTTATACCTCGATAACGGTCACGATAGCATTTTAGGCGATCCCACGGAAGGAGCTTTATTAGTTTTAGGGGCGAAAGCGGGCTTAAATTTATCCCTAACCAAGCAAGAGTTCCCTAGAATCGCTGAAATCCCCTTTTCTTCCCAAAGAAAGCGAATGTCGGTCATTTGTCAAGGAGTCAATCCCGTACTATTTACCAAAGGTTCCCCGGAATTAATCCTTGAACAATGTCTCTCCTATCAATCGGGATTAGAAAGTCTTCCTTTTGGGGATAGGGAAAAAGAACAAGTCTTAGTCGCTAACAATGCTATGGCTAACAGGGGTTTGCGAGTCTTAGGATTAGCCTATAAAAACCTGATTTATCCACCAGAATTAACTGAAATCAGCGAAGATGAGCTAATTTGGTTAGGAATGGTCGGTATGATCGACGCAGCGCGACCAGAGGTACAAATCGCCGTGACTAGGTGTCGAGAAGCGGGAATCCGTCCGATTATGATCACCGGCGATCATCAATTAACTGCTCTAGCGGTGGCTAAAAGTCTTGGTATTGCCCAAGCGGGAGCTTTAGTCATCTCAGGACAAGAATTAGATAAATTATCACCAATTCAGCTAGAAAAACTTATTGACAAAACTAACATCTATGCCCGTGTCTCCCCCGAACATAAATTAACTATTGTCCGCGCTTTGCAAAAAAAGGGTAAATTTGTCGCTATGACCGGAGATGGGGTGAATGATGCTCCGGCCTTGAAACAAGCAGATATCGGTATTGCCATGGGAATCGCTGGCACCGATGTCACCAAAGAGGCTAGTGATATGATTCTCCTTGATGATAATTTTGCCACCATCGTCGCTGCTACGGAAGAAGGGCGAGTAGTTTATCACAATATTCGCAGTTTTATTAAATATATTCTCGGCAGTAATATCGGGGAAGTAATTACTATCGCTGCTTCGCCTCTTTTGGGTTTAGTTACTCCTCTCACTCCCCTACAAATTCTCTGGATGAATTTAGTTACCGATGGTTTACCTGCTTTAGCTTTGGCAGTGGAACCCGCTTCTCCTAATATTATGCGTCGCCCTCCTTTTAGTCCCCAAGAAAGTATTTTTGCTCGCGGTTTGGGAACTTATATCGTGAGAATTGGGATTATTTTTTCGATTATTAATATCACTCAAATGTTAATCGCTGTGCGCTTGGATCCGCTTTTTGGTAATACCGGTTCATGGAAAACTATGGTTTTTACTACTCTCTGTTTAGCTCAGATGGGTCATGCCATTTCTGTGCGATCGAGCGATCATCTTACCATAGAAATGAATCCTTTGACTAATCCCTATCTCTGGGTAGCAGTAACCCTGACGACAATTTTTCAACTGATGTTAATCTATGTTCCTGCTCTGCGGGATTTTTTCGGCACTCAATTTTTAACTAAAGAAGAATTATTAATCTGTTTGGGGTTTAGTACCTTGTTATTCGTTTGGGTGGAGTTAGAAAAATTATTTACCCGTTGGTATCATCGGCGATAA